Below is a genomic region from Candidatus Binatia bacterium.
CCAGCGCGACCTCCAGAGGCGGCCGACCCGGAGCAACGCCACGGCCAGAGCCGTGACGGCCAAGAAGATCGTTCCGAGACCGACCATCACGTGATAGGCGTAGTAGGTGATCTCCACCGGCGGCCACAGCTCGCGCGCGTACGCGTTGAGGCCCTTGACGTTGGCTCTGAAGTTTCCATAGGCCAAGAAGCTCAAGAAGTCGGGTACGAAGATCGGATCGATGAGGCGACGCGTAGCGACGTCAGGCATGCCGATGATCGCTAGCGGCGCGCCGTGCGTCGTCTCGAACAGTCCCTCCATCGCGGCCAGCTTGACCGGCTGGTATGCGGTTTCGTCTTCGCTGTTTCGATCGCCGGTCGGAAATATCGCGACGGTCGCGAATATCAGGCCGACGATCGCGCCGGCGCATACGAAGCGGCGCCCGATCGCCTCATCGCGCCGCGACAGCAGGTAGTACGCTCCTATGCCGGCGACGATGAAGCCGCCCGCGAGCAGCGCGCCGGTCAGCACGTGCGCGAACTGCCACCCCAGAAACGGTGAAAACAGCATCGCCCAGACGCTTACGAGCCGGATGGTGCCATCGGGCGCGACGTTGTACCCGACGGGGTGCTGCATCCACGCGTTGGTCGCGACGATGAAATATCCCGAAAGCCACGAGCCCACACAGACGAAAACGGCCGACCACGCCGTGAACGCCGTCGGCAGACCGCCGCGGCGATACAGCAGCACGCCCAAGAAGATCGACTCAAGGAAGAACGCGAACATACTCTCCATCGCGAGCGGCTGGCCGATCACGGAGCCGCTGCGCCGCGAGAACGCCGCCCAGTTCGTCCCGAATTGGAACTCCATCGGAATGCCCGTCACGACGCCGGCGGCGAAATTGATCGCGAAAATTTTCGTCCAAAACCGCGCGATCAGAGCGGACTCCTCATCGAGCTTGAACGCCGCCTTCCACGTGTATGCCGCAACGAACGGCGCGAGCCCCATCGTCCCGATCGGGAAGAGGTAATGGAACATGACGGTGAAGGCGAACTGGAGGCGGTCGGCCAGAACGGGATCCATCGCTTCTCCCCTTCTGCCTAGGCGGCTACGTGCCTAGGAGTTTTCGTGCTTGCGGGCTGTCCTGGTATTCGATGGTGAGGATCGCCTTGAGCCGGCGTGCCCCAGCGCGTGACTGCTCGTCAGTCATGCGCTGCAGCGTGGTGTAGCACCAGTACATCAGCATCGGCAGATCCCGGTCGCGCGGGTAGACCTTCTGCATCGCCACGATCGAATTGACGACGTTGCTGGCAGGATCGCTCTCGCGGTTTCCATAGTCGTAGTCGAGCATGAAGTTGATGTGCTTGAGGCGGTTCTCGATCTCCAGAATCGACATGCCCATTTGCCCGAAGTATTCGTCGGCCGGCGCGAGCGTGCTGAGGTAGACGTCGTGCGGCAGCGCAGTGACCGAAGCGATGACGCGGATCGGATCGACGGCCTTCAATCGTGCGATGAACGTCTCGGCGTTCTGCACGTCGGCCCTCGAATAGCCGTTGTCGGTCGAGGCACGATTGGCGTCGGCGACGAGTTCATTACCCCAATTCGTCGGGAGGTGCGCGACCGGGAAGTTCGACGCTGCCGCGCGGGCGAGCGCGAGGGAACGCCACTTCGTATCGTGCGTCAGCAGCCACGCGCGCCAGTCGGCCTCGACGCGAATGAGCAGCGCGTCGATATCTCCCGGATACGCCATGACGTTGGCGTTCGCGTCCTCGTCGGCGAGCCGCGCGAGCAGCGCCGGGTCGTCCTCGGAGTTGACCCGTTGCAGCAGTGCCTGTGCCTGGCCGATCAGGTGCACGTCCTCGGAGTGCTTGGAAACCCAGTCGGCCGCCTCGCGAACCCACCACACGGCGGCGTCGTGATTGGTGAGCGGGTTGTAGTGCTGACCCGTGCCGATGCTCACGGTCAGAGTCGCGAGCTCGCCGTAGGCGGGATCGTCAGGATACTGCAACGAGTACGCTCGGCCGGCGTTGAAGATCGTCGAAAGGTAGATCGCCTCTGCGCGAAAGTTCCAGCCGTCTGCGTCGCCCTTGGCGTACGCGTCCTTCATCTGCTGATAGAGTACCGCCGGGTCAACCTCTAGCGTCGCCCTGACCGCGACCGGCAGGGCCGCCGCCGCTCCCGCGAAGAGCAACACGGCCGCCAGCCTAAACAACGCTCGAATCATCCAACACCAGACGAAGGTTATTGGTTAGCAGCGCGTTCTTCAGCTCCCTGGCGATCCGGCGCCCGGTCGACATCGGCTCCGAGTAATTCAGATAAGAATATGGTGAGCCGTCGATGAACAGATTCGTTCCAGCGACGATCCGCGCGGAGATCTCCATGACGTAGAATTGGATGTCCGGCGTGATGATCGTCTCGATGCAGAACGCACCGAACAGCCCCTTCGGCCCGCAGATCTCCTTGCTGACCCGGACCACGTCGTCGCCCATCCGCAGCGCCTCGGCGAGCATCGACTCGCGCAGCGACACCGGCTGGTTTCCAACCACGACGTAGGACGGACTCACGTCCATGCCCTCCTGGGCCGCCGCCGGTATGCGCCCGAGCGAGTCTACGTTCGTCTCGTAACGCCGGTCCATCGACATGATCTCGAGCTTGTTCTGCAGCGGCGAATAGAAGTAGTGGATGTAGATGGGCACGCCGATGATGTATTCCTGAATCGTGTACTTCTCTTTGAGATGTGTCGCGCGCACCTCGAAGTCGTGAGTGTCCCGGATGAACATGTAGCCCTTGCCGCCCTGGGCGCCGTAAAGTTTCACGATCACGGGCCGGTCGATCTCGGCGCCGCTGCGGAACTGCCGCGGCAGCTTGAGACCGGCGCGCGAGAGCCACTCGCGCTGAAGTTCACGGCTGGCCTCCCAGTCGAGGACCGCCTTGTTCCCGAAGTACGGGATCGTCATCTTCTTGTGCTCTTCGAGCGACAGGTAGGCCACGAACGAACCGTGCGGCACGATGATGACCTTGCGCTTCTCGAGCTCGGAGATCAGGCTCATGAACTCGGAGTAGTCGTTGAGCGCAATGACTTCATCCACGAACGCGAACGACCGGTAGAGCCGCTCGGTATCGCGGTTTGAGATCGCGAGCGTGTGGAAGCCCTCGTCGTGAGCCCCTTTAAGGATCTGCAGCGCCGAATGGGAGCCGAGCGTCGCGACGGTGTACGGCCGATTCATGCATCCGGTCCTTCCGGCTCGCCGCCGCCGGTCAGCGGACGAGCGATGGCGGGATTGCACAGGAGACGCTCGACCGCGGCTTCGAGCGCGCCGCGCGCGACCGGCGCTCCGTCGCCGTCGAGGAGCCGCCACGCGATCGCCGCTGGGCCCGCCTTCGAAGCCACCAGCGGTTCGATCCACACTTCGCCGCGCCCAGGCGCGTCGCGCTCGAGCACGGACAGCCGATGTTTGTTCGGATTGAAGATCGTTTCGTCCGCGGCGACACGATCGGCGAGCGCCGCCACGTCGGGCTCGTCGTCGAAGAAGTACAACTCGCTGCGCTCCACGCGGTCCACGGCGACGCCCAAGCGGCGAAGCGCGACGAGCGCGGTATACGCCGTGTTGTCCGGAATCTTGAGATCGATCGCGACGGCGCGCTTCATGCCAGCGCCTCGACGAAGCTGCGGAAGATCATCGCTCCGCCCGAGGGCGCGAGAACGTCCTCTCCCTCGCGCCGGTCGAGATGATTATAGTTCCACGCGTCGCGTTCGGGATGGGGCATGATCGCCAGCACGTTCCCGGCGCGGTTGACCAGCCCCGCGCAGCCGAGGGCGGAGCCATTGGGAACGGCCTTTGCGTCGACGGTGCCGTCGGGGTGCGCGTACACGAACGCCAGGTGATTGCCGGCGACGATCTCCTCGAGATGATCCGGCGTGGCCGCGAGCCGGCCTTCGGCGTGCGCGGCCCACGCTGGGACCAGAGCTTCCGGCGCCAGCGCAGCCGTGATATGGCAGCGCGCCGGATCGACGGCGAGCTTGAGGTAAACGTGGCGACACACGAAGTGCGGCGCCGGCGCGTTGTGCGCGAACGCCGCGGTGGGTCTGCGCGTCGGGCCCGTGCCCGGCACGAGGCCCGCCTCCAACAGGATCTGCGCGCCGTTGCAGATTCCGAACACGAGCTTGCCTGCATCGGCTGCCGCGATCACGAAGTCCATCATACGATCGTGCGCGGCTACGGCGCCGGCGCGAATGCGATCCTCATACGCGAAGCCCCCTGAAAGTACGAACGCGTCGAACTGCCGCAGCGCGTCGGCCTCCGACCAGTGGACGAGCTCCGCGTCGCCGCCACAGTCGCGCAGCAGACGCACGGTCTCATCCTCGGAGTTCGTACCCGGAAACACCGGAACGGCGATGCGCGCGCTCACGGATAGAGCTCCGCGAGCGGGCGCGACCACATCTCATACAGCCGCCGGATCTCGAAGCGTACGCCGTTGACGACCAGCTCCGGCTTGTCGCTCGTTTCGCCCACCCGCAGCACGCCGGTGAGATCGACGCCGCTTTCGTCGCCCACCTCGCACAGGAATCCGCCCGCCTCGCACAGCGGATTGCCGAAGTCGATCTCGGCGCCGACGGTGCGGCCGCGCAGCATCGCATCGAACGCCAGCCGCGCGAGCGCCGTCAGCATCCCGCCGTCGCGCACGGCGCGGCACGATCGCAACACGCCACGCGCGATCGCCTCGTGCACAATCGCGACGGCCGCGCGCTCCGCGCCGTACGAGAGCCCGGGCAGCGCTCCATCGATGCCCAGCACGTCCGCGAGCACGGAGCCGCCGACGACGAGCTCGCGGCTGCCGATCCACAGCAGGGCCGAACCCGCGGCCTTGAGCCCCGGCGTAACGACGTTACCGACGTTCTCGAGCGCGCCGACGGCCACGACGATGGCCGAGGCCGGGACGGCGACGCCATCGCCGGACTCATTGTACAGGCTGACGTTGCCCGAGACGAACGGAAGGTCGAGCTGGGTCGCCGCGTGCGCGAGCCCCTCGATCGCGGCGACGAACGCGCCGTACTGCTCGGGTTTGCGCGGGTTGCCGAAGTTCAGGCAGTCGGTGAGTCCTATCGGCTGCGCGCCAACGGCCACGACGCGCCGCACTGCTTCGAGCACGGCGTGCTCCGCGGCGTAACGCGGATCGATGCGGCCGTAGCGTGGATTGCCGGCGACCGCGAGCGCGACGCCCAAGCGCGACCCGGGGATTGGGGCGAGGACGCCGGCGTCGGCGCGTCCCCGGGGCAGCACGGTCGCGCCGCGCACCACCGCGTCGTAGCGCCGGTAGAGCGGTTCGCGCGAGCACACGTCGCGGTGAGCGAGCACCTGCGGGAAGAGCGTCTCGACGTCGACGAGCGGCAGCTCCTCGACTGCGCCCGCATGGTGGATTACCTCGGTATAGGGCAGCTCGTCGCGGATGGCGCCCGTCAGGAACTCGCTCTCGACGTCCATCACGACCTGGCCGCGATAGCGCATGACGTAGCGGCGTTCCGCGGTCACGTACCCGATCACCGTCGCGCGCGCGTTGTGCGCGACGTCCGGAAGCGTGAAGACTTCGTTATAGATCCGCAGCACCTCCGGCGCGATCTCGGGCGGCACCACCCACAGGAGACGCTCCTGCGTCTCGCCCGCAGCGACGACCTCCGGAGCCATGCCTTCCACGGCGACGTTGACCTTATCGAGATCGATCTGCGCGCCGAAACCGCCGTGCGCCGTGATCTCCGCGGAACATCCGAGGATTCCGCCGGCTCCGAGATCCTTGAATGCCGCGTGAATCCGCAGCTCGCGCAGCAGCTTGAACACGTGGTAGCTGGCGCGCATGAGCACGTTTTCGAGGAACGGGTCCGGCACCTGAACGGCGCCCTTGTTGAGCTCGGCGTCGTCGGAGTCGAGCGAGAGCGATGAGAACGACGCGCCGCCGAAACCGCTCGGATCGGTCGCCTTACCGACGAGCACGATCTGCCATCCGCCGGCGTCTTTGGGCGCGTACGAATGGATGATCTCGCTCTCTTTCACGATGCCGAGCGCGACGACGTTCACGAGGCAATTCTCGTCAAAGCCGTGATCGAAGTAGACGTCTCCCGCGAGGTTGGGCACGCCGATCGCATTGCCGTACGCTCCGATGCCGTCGACGCAGCTCTGCGCGACGTAGGCTTGATGCGCGCCTTCGGGAGAGCCGAAGCGCAGCGCGTCGGCGATCCCGATTACGTCGGCGCCCATGCAAAGTACGTCGCGAACGATGCCCCCGACGCCCGTCGCCGCGCCCTCGAACGGGACGACTTGCGAAGGATGATTGTGCGACTCGTGCGCCACGACGACCCCGTAGCGCTCGCCGTCGTGGACGCCGAGATGCAGGACGCCCGCGTCCTCGCCCGGGCCCAGCACGACGCGCGCGCCGGTGGTCGGGAGCCGCTTGAGATGATGACGGCTCGACTTATAGCTGCAATGTTCGCTCCACTGCGCGTCGAACGCGTGGAGTTCGGTTGCAGTGGGCTCGCGACCCAGTCGCTCCTCGATCCGCGCGAGCTCGTCGTCGCGCAGCGCGACGTTCGCAGTTCCGGATACGCCGGAACTAACCAAGCGTCGCCCCCGCGGGCACGGGCGGCGCCTGCTGCAGCGAGGCGTCGGCGTGCACCACCGAGGAGCGCGCGTTAGCCTGCATCAACAGCGTGCGGCCGTAGAGCACGGTGTCTTCGAGCCCAAAGAGTTTGGCGCACTGCGTGATCAGGCGCTGCGTCTCCGTGCCGCCGTCGAGCACCGGCGCCGACGAGTTCGCGTCCAGCATCGAGCGCAGCAGGTCGTTCTCGCCCACCGCCACAACGATCAATCGCGCGAAGCTCGCCTCGAGCTGCTGCATCAGCTGCAGCACGTAGCCCGGCGTGGTCGACGGGCTGGCTACGTGCCGGACCGTCGGGACGCCGAGCTGCCCGAGCGCCGTCACGATCTCGCTCGCGCGCTCAACCTGCGGCGCCGCGTCGGCGATTACCGCGACCATTCCGGGCCGCATCACCGGGAACGTTCCGACCAGATCCGCGACGCGCTCGTAGGCTCGCTTGACGTTCTCGAGTGCGGCTTCGTCGACGGTCTGCAGGTTGCGGTACATCTGCTTGTCGAGCATCAGCTCTTCGCGGCCCTGCGGCCAGACGCGCCACGAATCGTTGTCGATCACGTCCGCGATCACGAGCTGGCCCTGGTTCTCGCCGCCGGCGAGGCGCCCGAACTCGACTTTCAGGTCCACCAGCAGCACGTCGCGCTTGCGCCACGCGTGCGAGAGGATGTCGAACGTCAGCCGCGCCAGCTCCGTCATCACGCCGATCTCCTGCGGCGCGGCGATGCTTTGTGCAACGATCTGATCGGGAGAGATCATCGGATCGTGCTGCGCGTCGTCCTTGAGAAAGAACTCGATGACGCGAGGAACCAGCAGCGTTCCGCGCGCAACGCCGGGATTGCGCCTGGCGAACGAGCCCGCGGCCACGCCGCGCGTCACGACCTCGAGCGGGATCATGTTGGCGCGCCGGACGACCATCTCATTGTTGTCGTCGTCTTCGCCGCCGTTGAGATAGTGGGTCGGGAGGCCGCAGAGATTGAGCAGCCGGAAGACGCGCGCCGTCGTTTGCGCCGCGAGGCGCCCCTTGCCGGCAATCTCGTGCCGTCGCGCCCCGTCGCCGGCCGAGATCTGATCGGTCTGTGCGACCACGAGTTGGTGCGGCTGGCCGGGGTCTTCGTACAGGACTTTGGTCTTGCCGCGCGCGATCTCGATGCCTTTGTTCAAGTGAGCCGTACCTCGGTTTGGCGCGGGAACGGTTGCAGATTCTCGATGCGGTCGGCGAGCAGGCGCGCGCGCTGCGGCGCCGTGCCCACGTAGCCGCTGGGGTCGAGCAGCCTCCGAATCTCGGCGGGATCCACGAACGCGGTCAACTCACGCTCCTCGGAAAGCAGGGCCGAAAGCGGGTTATCTTCCCCACGCCCGACCGCCGCCCACGCCAGCATCGATGCACCGCGCAGGGCTTCGTGCAACCGTTGACGGTCTCCGCCGGCTCGCGCGGCCTCCAGCATCACGGCCTCGGTTCCGGCGAACGGCGCGTATGCACGAAGGTTCGCGGCGATGCGACGTTCGTCGACTTGGAGCCCCGCGATCACCGTGCGAGCGAGCGTCACAATTTCATCTGCGCAGAACAGCGCCTCGGGCAGGACGACGCGCCGGTTGGCGCTGTCGTCGAGCGTCCGTTCTAAAAAGTTCGTTGCGGCGTTTTGCCACGTGACGTCGGCGTACGACGGGAGCAGCCGCGCTAACGAACCGATCCGCTCCGAAAGCGTCGGATTGCGCTTGAACGGCATGGCCGAGCTGCCGACCTGCGAGCGGCCGAACGGCTCCGCGAGCTCGCCGAAGCCCGGGCTGCTGAGAATGCGCACGTCGGCCGCAAACTTAGAGAGCGACGCGCCCAGTCCGGCCAGTGCCGAGAGCAACAGGTAGTCGAGTTTGCGCGGATACGTCTGCGTGCTGATCTCGCGGGCGCGCAGACCGAACGTCTCCAAGACGTACGCCTCGACCTGCGCCGAGCCGCCGGCTTCGTTTGAAAGACGTTCGTAGGATGCCGCAGTCCCCACCGCTCCGCGCAATCCCTTCGTCGTGAGGTTCTCGAAGACGAAGCGCAGGTTTTCGTCGTCAACCAACAGATCTTGCGCGTACGAGGCCAGCCGGTAGCCCAGCGTCGTCGGCTCGGCCGGCTGCAGATGCGTAAACCCCATGCACGCGAGGTCGTCAAAGGCGCGGATCTTCTCACGGAAGGCGCCCAGCAGCGCGTAGAGGTTCTCGCCGATGTACGAGAGTGCAAGGCGCAGCCGATACGTCTCCACGGTGTCCTCGACGTCCATCGAGGTCGCGCCGAGGTGCAGTTTTCCGCCGCCGCGCTTTGCCTGCTCGGCGAAAACGCGAATCTCTGCCATCAGATCGTGGTGGATCGCGCGCTCGATCTCGAGCGCCGCCTCGATGTCGACGTTGGCGGCGTTGGCGCGCAGGTCTTCGAGCTCGGCTTCGGCGATCAGACCTTGCGCGGATTGCGCTTCGGCCAGCGCGACCCATACCGCTCGCCACAGCCGGCGGCGCATCTGCTCGGAATAGAGCGTGCGCAGCTCCGCACGGCCATATCTCCAGGAAAACGGCGAGGCGTACGTGCTGTAGTCCATCAACTCGTTACTGCGTTCGCCTCACGGGAAGCGGCGGCCTCGTCACCGTAATGCGCCAGCATGAAGGCAGCGTCGGCCTGTCTGTTAGCCGCGGTGCTCGTTGCTGCGGGCTGCGCGAAGAGCGGACTCGAGTCGAGCGGGCGGCACTCGTGGACGAAGCCCGGCGTGTTGCGCGTCGCGATCCCTTTCGAGCCGAAGAATCTCAACCCGCTGCTGTTCGCGACGACGGGAGAAGGCTTCGTCGATCGTCTCATGTTCGAGCCGCTGCTCTCCGCCGATCGGCGAGGGAATCCCGTGCCCATGCTCGCGACCGCCGTGCCCACTCAGGCCAACGGCGGCATCAGCCGCGACGGCCTGACGATTCGCTATTCGCTGCACCGGAACGCGCGCTGGAGCGACGGGGTACCGGTCACCGCGCGCGACGTCGTCTGGTCGTGGCAGGCCATCATGAATCCGAACAACGACGTCGTTTCGCGCCACGGCTACGACGTCATCCGCTCCATCGACGAGCCCGACGCGCACACGCTCGTCGTTCACTTGATCCGGCCCTTCGCGCCGTTCGTCAACACCTTCTTTGCCGAAAGCGACCAGCCGTACGACGTCGTGCCGGCCCACGTCCTCGCACGCTATCCGGACATCAATCACGTCCCGCTCGACAGCGCACCGACGGTCAGCGACGGCCCGTTTCGATTCGTGGCCTGGCGGCGCGGCGACAGCATAACGTTGACGGCGAATCCTACGTTCTTCCAGGGCAAGCCCGGCCTCAACGCGATCGAGGTTCACATCGTGCCCAACGAGGACACCGCGATCAACCTGCTGCGTACGCACGCCATCGACTACTTCTTCTCGCCGACGGTGCAGACGTATCCGGTCTTGCGGTCGGTCCCGGACACGCGCATAATCTGGACCAACGTCAACGGCTACGAGGGCGTGATGTTCAACCTCGCGCACCCGATCCTCGCCGATCCGCTCGTGCGGCGCGCCATTGGCGCGGCGATCGACAAGGCGTCGCTGACGCGACAGCTGGCCTACGGCCAGGTGACGGTCGCCAGCGAGGACCTGCCCAACTGGATGTGGGCGTTCGACCCCGCGGTTCGAGCCGTGCCGTACGATCGCGCCGCCGCGGTGAAACTGCTCGCGCGCGCGGGCTGGATCGCCGGGCCCGACGGCATAGCGCGCAAGCAGGGACGCCCGCTCGAACTGCTGCTGGTTACCGATACGCAGACCGCCCTGCATCGCTCCGAGAGCCTCTTGGTTCAGGCCGCGCTGCGCCGCATCGGGATCGTCGTCGAGATCAAGTACTTTCCGCAGGACATCCTGTACGCGCCGCAGGGGATGGGCGGCATCATGCACGGCGGCAAGTACGACCTGATCCTGTACCCGTGGTTCTCGGGAATCGATCCCGATGACTCATCGCAGTTCACCTGCGACAACCAGCCGCCGCACGGTTACAACGACAGCCGCTATTGCAGCGCGGCGATGGATGCCGCGCAGGCCGCGGCGCTGACGAACTACGCCGCCGCCCCGCGCAAGCGCGCGTACTCGCGCATCGAACGGCTGCTCTCCATCGACAACCCGCTCGTCTTCTTCTGGTGGCAGCGCGGTCAGGACGCGATCAGTGTCGACCTCCACGGCTTCGATCCGAATCCCTCCAACGAAGCCTGGAACGCCTGGGAATGGAGTATCTAGGACCTCGGCGACCGCGTTTGCGGCGCCGCGGCGCAAAGGCGGTCGAGGAACGCCAGCACTTTCGGC
It encodes:
- a CDS encoding formate--phosphoribosylaminoimidazolecarboxamide ligase; this encodes MNRPYTVATLGSHSALQILKGAHDEGFHTLAISNRDTERLYRSFAFVDEVIALNDYSEFMSLISELEKRKVIIVPHGSFVAYLSLEEHKKMTIPYFGNKAVLDWEASRELQREWLSRAGLKLPRQFRSGAEIDRPVIVKLYGAQGGKGYMFIRDTHDFEVRATHLKEKYTIQEYIIGVPIYIHYFYSPLQNKLEIMSMDRRYETNVDSLGRIPAAAQEGMDVSPSYVVVGNQPVSLRESMLAEALRMGDDVVRVSKEICGPKGLFGAFCIETIITPDIQFYVMEISARIVAGTNLFIDGSPYSYLNYSEPMSTGRRIARELKNALLTNNLRLVLDDSSVV
- a CDS encoding cytochrome ubiquinol oxidase subunit I; this encodes MDPVLADRLQFAFTVMFHYLFPIGTMGLAPFVAAYTWKAAFKLDEESALIARFWTKIFAINFAAGVVTGIPMEFQFGTNWAAFSRRSGSVIGQPLAMESMFAFFLESIFLGVLLYRRGGLPTAFTAWSAVFVCVGSWLSGYFIVATNAWMQHPVGYNVAPDGTIRLVSVWAMLFSPFLGWQFAHVLTGALLAGGFIVAGIGAYYLLSRRDEAIGRRFVCAGAIVGLIFATVAIFPTGDRNSEDETAYQPVKLAAMEGLFETTHGAPLAIIGMPDVATRRLIDPIFVPDFLSFLAYGNFRANVKGLNAYARELWPPVEITYYAYHVMVGLGTIFLAVTALAVALLRVGRLWRSRWMLWLLMLLMPFPYIANEAGWTVSEVGRQPWIIYGLMRTAEAGSPTVGAGETIFTLIGFAGMYFLLGVLFLYLVLREIGIGPSTSRVALSPVEG
- the purL gene encoding phosphoribosylformylglycinamidine synthase subunit PurL, with translation MVSSGVSGTANVALRDDELARIEERLGREPTATELHAFDAQWSEHCSYKSSRHHLKRLPTTGARVVLGPGEDAGVLHLGVHDGERYGVVVAHESHNHPSQVVPFEGAATGVGGIVRDVLCMGADVIGIADALRFGSPEGAHQAYVAQSCVDGIGAYGNAIGVPNLAGDVYFDHGFDENCLVNVVALGIVKESEIIHSYAPKDAGGWQIVLVGKATDPSGFGGASFSSLSLDSDDAELNKGAVQVPDPFLENVLMRASYHVFKLLRELRIHAAFKDLGAGGILGCSAEITAHGGFGAQIDLDKVNVAVEGMAPEVVAAGETQERLLWVVPPEIAPEVLRIYNEVFTLPDVAHNARATVIGYVTAERRYVMRYRGQVVMDVESEFLTGAIRDELPYTEVIHHAGAVEELPLVDVETLFPQVLAHRDVCSREPLYRRYDAVVRGATVLPRGRADAGVLAPIPGSRLGVALAVAGNPRYGRIDPRYAAEHAVLEAVRRVVAVGAQPIGLTDCLNFGNPRKPEQYGAFVAAIEGLAHAATQLDLPFVSGNVSLYNESGDGVAVPASAIVVAVGALENVGNVVTPGLKAAGSALLWIGSRELVVGGSVLADVLGIDGALPGLSYGAERAAVAIVHEAIARGVLRSCRAVRDGGMLTALARLAFDAMLRGRTVGAEIDFGNPLCEAGGFLCEVGDESGVDLTGVLRVGETSDKPELVVNGVRFEIRRLYEMWSRPLAELYP
- the purB gene encoding adenylosuccinate lyase gives rise to the protein MDYSTYASPFSWRYGRAELRTLYSEQMRRRLWRAVWVALAEAQSAQGLIAEAELEDLRANAANVDIEAALEIERAIHHDLMAEIRVFAEQAKRGGGKLHLGATSMDVEDTVETYRLRLALSYIGENLYALLGAFREKIRAFDDLACMGFTHLQPAEPTTLGYRLASYAQDLLVDDENLRFVFENLTTKGLRGAVGTAASYERLSNEAGGSAQVEAYVLETFGLRAREISTQTYPRKLDYLLLSALAGLGASLSKFAADVRILSSPGFGELAEPFGRSQVGSSAMPFKRNPTLSERIGSLARLLPSYADVTWQNAATNFLERTLDDSANRRVVLPEALFCADEIVTLARTVIAGLQVDERRIAANLRAYAPFAGTEAVMLEAARAGGDRQRLHEALRGASMLAWAAVGRGEDNPLSALLSEERELTAFVDPAEIRRLLDPSGYVGTAPQRARLLADRIENLQPFPRQTEVRLT
- the purQ gene encoding phosphoribosylformylglycinamidine synthase I encodes the protein MSARIAVPVFPGTNSEDETVRLLRDCGGDAELVHWSEADALRQFDAFVLSGGFAYEDRIRAGAVAAHDRMMDFVIAAADAGKLVFGICNGAQILLEAGLVPGTGPTRRPTAAFAHNAPAPHFVCRHVYLKLAVDPARCHITAALAPEALVPAWAAHAEGRLAATPDHLEEIVAGNHLAFVYAHPDGTVDAKAVPNGSALGCAGLVNRAGNVLAIMPHPERDAWNYNHLDRREGEDVLAPSGGAMIFRSFVEALA
- a CDS encoding peptide ABC transporter substrate-binding protein, encoding MKAASACLLAAVLVAAGCAKSGLESSGRHSWTKPGVLRVAIPFEPKNLNPLLFATTGEGFVDRLMFEPLLSADRRGNPVPMLATAVPTQANGGISRDGLTIRYSLHRNARWSDGVPVTARDVVWSWQAIMNPNNDVVSRHGYDVIRSIDEPDAHTLVVHLIRPFAPFVNTFFAESDQPYDVVPAHVLARYPDINHVPLDSAPTVSDGPFRFVAWRRGDSITLTANPTFFQGKPGLNAIEVHIVPNEDTAINLLRTHAIDYFFSPTVQTYPVLRSVPDTRIIWTNVNGYEGVMFNLAHPILADPLVRRAIGAAIDKASLTRQLAYGQVTVASEDLPNWMWAFDPAVRAVPYDRAAAVKLLARAGWIAGPDGIARKQGRPLELLLVTDTQTALHRSESLLVQAALRRIGIVVEIKYFPQDILYAPQGMGGIMHGGKYDLILYPWFSGIDPDDSSQFTCDNQPPHGYNDSRYCSAAMDAAQAAALTNYAAAPRKRAYSRIERLLSIDNPLVFFWWQRGQDAISVDLHGFDPNPSNEAWNAWEWSI